One Lampris incognitus isolate fLamInc1 chromosome 18, fLamInc1.hap2, whole genome shotgun sequence genomic region harbors:
- the rpl30 gene encoding 60S ribosomal protein L30, whose protein sequence is MVAAKKTKKSMESINSRLQLVMKSGKYVLGYKQSQKMIRQGKAKLVILANNCPALRKSEIEYYAMLAKTGVHHYSGNNIELGTACGKYYRVCTLAIIDPGDSDIIRSMPDQQQPPQ, encoded by the exons ATGGTGGCCGCCAAGAAAACG AAAAAGTCCATGGAGTCCATCAACTCCCGTCTCCAGTTGGTGATGAAGAGTGGGAAGTACGTGCTAGGATACAAGCAGTCCCAGAAAATGATCCGCCAGGGAAAGGCCAAGCTGGTCATCCTGGCTAACAACTGTCCTGCCCTCAG GAAATCTGAGATTGAGTACTACGCTATGTTGGCCAAGACTGGAGTCCACCACTACAGCGGCAACAACATTGAGCTTGGCACAGCCTGCGGCAAATACTACAGGGTGTGCACGCTGGCCATCATTGATCCTG gCGATTCTGACATCATCAGGAGCATGCCAGATCAACAGCAGCCCCCTCAGTAG